CTCGCGAGTGGCAGAATTGGGGAAATTAACTGTTTTTGAAACTGCATTATCGGTGTATTTCTGGAAGGCGGATTGCATTCTGATATGCCATTCTGGAGAAATATCGTGAGCCGTGCAAAATATCTTCTGGATTTTTACCGGAACTTCTTTTATGCCGTGTAGGGTGCCTTTTTCTGCAATTTTGCGCATCAGTTCCTCACTATAAAACCCCTCTTTTTTAGCTATCTTCTCAAAATAAGCATTGACCTCAATCAATTCATTTTTATCCATTACCTTTCGGATGAAACAAACACCAAATAATGGCTCAATCCCACTTGAACAATTAGCAATAATTCCAATTGTGCCTGTTGGAGCAATCGTCGTGGTAGTCGCATTGCGGAGTCCTTCACATTTCCCATCATCATAGATACTACTTTTAAAGTTAGGGAATGCACCCCTTTCTTTTGCCAGTTGTGCGGATGATTCCCTTGCTTTTTGCTGAATAAATTTCATTACCTCTTCTGCGGTCTGAATGCCTTTTTCAGAATTATAAGGAATCCCAAGTTGAATAAGCATATCCGCAAAACCCATTATCCCTAATCCTATTTTCCTATTTGCTTTTGTCTTTTCTCCGATGATTTTAAGCGGGTAATTATTCATATCAATAACATTATCTAAAAATCTAACCGATAATTCTACGACCCGGCTTAATTTCTCATAATCGATAGTATCTTCCTTGACCATTTTTGCCATGTTAATAGAGCCTAAATTACAGGACTCATAAGGAAGTAACGGTTGTTCGCCGCAAGGGTTAGTGCTTTCTATCTCACCGACTTTAGGTGTGGGGTTATGTTCGTTTATTTTATCTAAGAAGATAATTCCTGGCTCACCGTTTTTATGGCTATATTCAACGATAAGGTCAAATACCTCATCTGCCAACAGTTTTTTTACACTTTTTTTAGTTCGTGGGTCGATTAAATCATATTCTTTGTTATTTTCTAATGCCTCCATAAATTCCCGCGTTAAGGCAACTGAGATATTAAAGTTATTCAATCTGTGTTCTTTTTCTTTGCACTTAATGAAATCCAGTATGTCCGGATGGTCAACTCGTAATATGCCCATATTTGCTCCTCGTCGAGTTCCACCCTGTTTAACGGTTTCGGTTGCGGCATCAAAGACGGTCATAAATGAAATAGGGCCACTTGAAACCCCTTTCGTTGTCTTAACCGGGCTATCCTTTGGTCTAAGTCTTGAGAAGCTAAATCCTGTGCCGCCGCCAGACTTGTGGATTAAAGCAGTATTTTTCACCGCATCAAAAATACTATCCATTGAATCTTCAATTGGTAAGACAAAACAAGCAGATAATTGTTGTAGGTCTCTGCCGGCATTCATTAATGTAGGTGAATTAGGCAAGAATTCAAGCCTGGTCATCAATTCATAAAACTGTGTTGCTCTTTTTTGGACACTTGCTTTAGAATTATAATTTTTATCTGCCAAAGCTACATTTTCCGCCACACGCCAAAACATCTCCTCGGGTGTCTCAATCGGCTTACCATCTTCATCCTTTTTTAAATACCTCTTTTCCAGCACTTTTCCTGCATTAGATGACAATTCCATCTTAAAATCCCCTCCCTTTTTTATATTTTATCTATTTTACCTTATAACAGGTAAAATAAGGTAATTTCTTGAAAGCCTTCAACCATACACCTGAAAACCCACAAAATAGCCTATCTTGTAGTGTTGATTATTATATACCACAAAGTATCGTATGTCAAGTAATTTTTTAATGTTTTTTTAACTTTTCATAAATTAATAAAAGGCTAAAGCCTGAACTTCAGTAATAGAAGGCAAAATTTGATTGACATTAGATAAAACTTTTGGTAAAATATCCAGCAGTGCCTCACGAAATTAAGAATAAGTAACTGGAACAATAAGGGGAAACGGACATAAACCAGGACTCACAAAGGGCAATGAAAATGGGAGAAGGACAACCCCCTAACCCCCTTTATTAAGGGGGAATTGCTGAGAGTTTCTTTCTTCCCGAATCCCGAGTCCCGAATCCCGATTTTCAGGGGAAACGGACATAAGCCAGGGCTCACAAAGGGCAATGAAAATGGGAGAAGGACAACCCCCTACCCCCTTTATTAAGGGGGAATTGCTGAGAGTTTCTTTCTTCCCGAGTCCCGAACCCCGAGTCCCGAGTCCCGATTTTCAGGAGAATTACAGTGAATGAAAAGAAATTAAATATCCTCCAGGTCGTCAATAGCCCACATTGGCATGCCATTAGCAGTTACGCCTTGAATGTTTCAAAAGGATTGAAGGCAAAAGGACATAAGGTAATCATAGTTACTTTACCAGGAAGTCTTTTGATTAAAAGAGCAGAGGCTGAAGGTGTGCCAGTTATCACTAATCTGCATTTAAACCATAACAACCCTATCTATTTTATTACTGACTTAAGAAAACTCATCTGTATTTTAGAAGAAGAAGAGATTGATGTGTTAAATGTGCATGAATCTTATGGTTTTGTTATTTCTTGTTTAGCAGCTAAATTAGCCCGGCGACCAATTGCCTTAATCCGAACACGAGGCACATTTATGACTCCCAAAGGGCATTCAATAAATAGATACCTGCACAATTCATTAGCAGATGAAGTAATCGTTACCTCTAAATTTATGCTAAAAAAATGCCTCAAGCATCTTCGAGGCAAAGAAGACCACTATAAACTTATCTATTTTGGGATTGATGTGGATAAATTTAAGGTTGAAACTCCAAAAGAGAAAATCAGAGCAGAATTAGGTATTGCCCAGACGGATTTTATAATTGGAATTACGGCCAGATTTGACC
This genomic stretch from bacterium harbors:
- a CDS encoding vitamin B12-dependent ribonucleotide reductase, which translates into the protein MELSSNAGKVLEKRYLKKDEDGKPIETPEEMFWRVAENVALADKNYNSKASVQKRATQFYELMTRLEFLPNSPTLMNAGRDLQQLSACFVLPIEDSMDSIFDAVKNTALIHKSGGGTGFSFSRLRPKDSPVKTTKGVSSGPISFMTVFDAATETVKQGGTRRGANMGILRVDHPDILDFIKCKEKEHRLNNFNISVALTREFMEALENNKEYDLIDPRTKKSVKKLLADEVFDLIVEYSHKNGEPGIIFLDKINEHNPTPKVGEIESTNPCGEQPLLPYESCNLGSINMAKMVKEDTIDYEKLSRVVELSVRFLDNVIDMNNYPLKIIGEKTKANRKIGLGIMGFADMLIQLGIPYNSEKGIQTAEEVMKFIQQKARESSAQLAKERGAFPNFKSSIYDDGKCEGLRNATTTTIAPTGTIGIIANCSSGIEPLFGVCFIRKVMDKNELIEVNAYFEKIAKKEGFYSEELMRKIAEKGTLHGIKEVPVKIQKIFCTAHDISPEWHIRMQSAFQKYTDNAVSKTVNFPNSATREDVKKVYLLAYKNGCKGVTIYRDGSREEQVLYLGLKKKEEKELRTPRPRPSVTTGTTQKITTGCGNLYVTINEDEKGPCEVFSQMGKSGGCAASQSEATSRLISLALRSGIDTEVIIKQLKGIRCPSPSWQKGGTILSCPDAIGRAIEKYMTNGLEPKSLKKMTMTKAAVGIYPECPECGEILELVEGCAVCRVCGFSKCW